A stretch of the Vigna radiata var. radiata cultivar VC1973A chromosome 7, Vradiata_ver6, whole genome shotgun sequence genome encodes the following:
- the LOC106768972 gene encoding uncharacterized protein At2g02148 isoform X4, translated as MGARVPVQHYNLNSPSSFIESPLHVLNAVDARTAASAIDHITAGDNPNDNSASAVDCMNVQVDEDRASLDTNESSRTTSYDILTVEDVSPIESARARFLQIVVDHFINDRVIEVPDSEADYTGQDKMSKRRTREIQYEGDPNFALPLMYVANMYESLVTDVNNRLASLNGIREKTIGVALEAAGGLYRRLAKKFPKKGPYTFKRRELATSMETRTRFPELVIQEEKRVRFVVVNGLRIVEKPNNVPIDDAEWFRRLTGRSEVAITASDYKFYSPRHKYRRGASISLSSIPDIPSYTGAENSTTLVTTQGFRSNLIWIVLRLELLNRSPLGHPSFPHLLQVKKCCSQNVAVIPID; from the exons ATGGGTGCTAGGGTTCCCGTTCAGCACTACAATCTCAACTCTCCCTCTTCCTTCATCGAGAGCCCTCTCCACGTCCTCAACGCCGTCGACGCCCGAACCGCGGCCTCCGCCATCGATCACATCACCGCCGGCGACAACCCTAATGACAATTCCGCCTCCGCCGTC GATTGCATGAACGTGCAGGTAGACGAGGACCGCGCCAGTCTCGATACCAACGAGTCTTCTAGAACAACTTCTTACGATATCTTGACGGTTGAGG ATGTTTCGCCTATTGAATCCGCGAGGGCGAGGTTTTTGCAAATTGTTGTGGACCATTTTATCAATGACCGTGTGATTGAGGTGCCTGATTCTGAGGCTGATTACACTGGCCAAGACAAAATGAGTAAAAGGAGGACCCGAGAGATCCAATATGAAGGAGACCCAAATTTTGCTCTGCCTTTGATGTATGTGGCGAATATGTATGAAAGTTTAGTTACCGATGTGAATAATAGGCTTGCATCCTTGAATGGTATTCGGGAGAAGACAATTGGGGTAGCCCTTGAAGCTGCCGGTGGTTTGTACAGAAGACTGGCTAAGAAATTTCCTAAAAAAG GACCATATACATTTAAGAGAAGAGAATTGGCGACGTCTATGGAGACAAGGACAAGATTCCCAGAGCTAGTTATACAAGAAGAGAAGCGTGTTCGATTTGTGGTGGTTAATGGTTTAAGAATTGTTGAAAAACCAAATAATGTGCCAATTGATGATGCTGAGTG GTTTAGGAGACTGACGGGTAGGAGTGAAGTTGCTATCACAGCTAGTGATTACAAATTTTACTCTCCAAGACACAAGTACAGGCGTGGTGCTTCAATTTCACTTTCAAGCATTCCAGATATCCCT AGTTATACTGGAGCGGAAAATTCTACTACATTGGTTACTACTCAAGGATTTCGCTCA AACTTG ATCTGGATTGTACTCAGGTTGGAATTGCTTAATCGGAGCCCTCTGGGACACCCCTCCTTCCCCCATTTGCTTCAG GTCAAAAAGTGCTGCTCTCAGAATGTAGCTGTAATACCAATTGATTGA
- the LOC106766209 gene encoding uncharacterized protein LOC106766209 produces MTKVVNGIGVPQLTRKTNYDNWCLQMKALLRSQNLWDMVEDRYVEPDEDEHQTVAQMTTLKKTCARDVSTLYFIYNAVDESGFKKIVNAKSKKEACEILEVAYKGDNHVRQVRIQAFRGEFEQLKMEPKEHITKYITWVEKVANQLGRNGEQIPSSRVVGKILRSLTKDFESIMCAIEESKDLSVLRVDELAGAEVLAVEGEEAEDEVDVANVILRIIVKRKPAGHIAKYCKTETKGETNLLTEDAEEECGILLLAKSSDEVDMENSIPTMDEEISVKDATIMEKENLEKEVKQKYEEI; encoded by the exons aTGACAAAGGTTGTCAATGGTATTGGTGTGCcacaattgacgagaaaaaccaattatgataattggtgcCTACAAATGAAGGCGTTATTGAGATCCCAAAACCTTTGGGATATGGTGGAAGATAGGTACGTTGAACCTGATGAGGATGAACATCAGACAGTGGCACAGATGACAACGTTGAAGAAAACTTGTGCAAGAGATGTGTCAACATTGTATTTTATCTACAATGCAGTAGATGAGTCGGGATTCAAAAAAATAGTGAATGCTAAATCAAAAAAGGAAGCCTGTGAGATATTGGAGGTTGCATATAAAGGTGACAACCACGTTAGACAAGTCCGAATACAGGCTTTTAGAGGAGAGTTTGAACAATTGAAGATGGAGCCCAAAGAGCATATAACCAAGTACATAACTTGGGTGGAGAAGGTGGCCAACCAACTCGGCAGGAATGGAGAACAAATTCCATCTAGCCGGGTTGTGGGAAAAATTTTGAGATCCCttacaaaagattttgaaagtatCATGTGCGCCATCGAAGAATCGAAGGACTTGTCAGTTCTCAGAGTGGATGAACTTGCTGG AGCTGAGGTCCTGGCGGTAGAGGGCGAGGAGGCAGAGGATGAGGTGGACGTGGCCAATGTAATTTTGAGAATTATAGTGAAGAGAAAACCG GCTGGCCATATTGCAAAGTATTGCAAGACCGAGACAAAGGGGGAGACAAATCTCCTTACTGAAGATGCGGAAGAAGAATGTGGGATCCTATTGTTGGCAAAGAGCTCGGATGAAGTAGACATGGAAAATTCAATCCCAACAATGGATGAAGAAATCTCGGTAAAGGATGCAACAATTATGGAGAAGGAAAACCTAGAGAAAGAagtcaaacaaaaatatgaagaGATTTAG
- the LOC106768972 gene encoding uncharacterized protein At2g02148 isoform X3, producing MGARVPVQHYNLNSPSSFIESPLHVLNAVDARTAASAIDHITAGDNPNDNSASAVDCMNVQVDEDRASLDTNESSRTTSYDILTVEDVSPIESARARFLQIVVDHFINDRVIEVPDSEADYTGQDKMSKRRTREIQYEGDPNFALPLMYVANMYESLVTDVNNRLASLNGIREKTIGVALEAAGGLYRRLAKKFPKKGPYTFKRRELATSMETRTRFPELVIQEEKRVRFVVVNGLRIVEKPNNVPIDDAEWFRRLTGRSEVAITASDYKFYSPRHKYRRGASISLSSIPDIPPQSQQQTPCKHHLQSFPHQPQFHPVLQNNSTMHQSQHAGPYSQNTQSGPPSHLSEISHAHQPISMSQHMTCLQPLSGGHVGGRLHMMPTTPAKFCDECGAPYLRETSKFCSECGSKRLGT from the exons ATGGGTGCTAGGGTTCCCGTTCAGCACTACAATCTCAACTCTCCCTCTTCCTTCATCGAGAGCCCTCTCCACGTCCTCAACGCCGTCGACGCCCGAACCGCGGCCTCCGCCATCGATCACATCACCGCCGGCGACAACCCTAATGACAATTCCGCCTCCGCCGTC GATTGCATGAACGTGCAGGTAGACGAGGACCGCGCCAGTCTCGATACCAACGAGTCTTCTAGAACAACTTCTTACGATATCTTGACGGTTGAGG ATGTTTCGCCTATTGAATCCGCGAGGGCGAGGTTTTTGCAAATTGTTGTGGACCATTTTATCAATGACCGTGTGATTGAGGTGCCTGATTCTGAGGCTGATTACACTGGCCAAGACAAAATGAGTAAAAGGAGGACCCGAGAGATCCAATATGAAGGAGACCCAAATTTTGCTCTGCCTTTGATGTATGTGGCGAATATGTATGAAAGTTTAGTTACCGATGTGAATAATAGGCTTGCATCCTTGAATGGTATTCGGGAGAAGACAATTGGGGTAGCCCTTGAAGCTGCCGGTGGTTTGTACAGAAGACTGGCTAAGAAATTTCCTAAAAAAG GACCATATACATTTAAGAGAAGAGAATTGGCGACGTCTATGGAGACAAGGACAAGATTCCCAGAGCTAGTTATACAAGAAGAGAAGCGTGTTCGATTTGTGGTGGTTAATGGTTTAAGAATTGTTGAAAAACCAAATAATGTGCCAATTGATGATGCTGAGTG GTTTAGGAGACTGACGGGTAGGAGTGAAGTTGCTATCACAGCTAGTGATTACAAATTTTACTCTCCAAGACACAAGTACAGGCGTGGTGCTTCAATTTCACTTTCAAGCATTCCAGATATCCCT CCACAGAGCCAACAGCAAACCCCTTGCAAACATCACTTGCAATCATTTCCACATCAACCTCAGTTTCACCCAGTTCTCCAGAACAATTCAACTATGCACCAAAGTCAGCATGCTGGACCGTATTCTCAGAACactcaaagtggtcctccctcaCACCTATCAGAAATTTCTCATGCTCACCAACCAATATCAATGTCTCAACACATGACTTGCTTACAACCACTTTCTGGTGGCCATGTTGGAGGACGCTTGCACATGATG CCAACAACTCCGGCAAAGTTTTGTGATGAATGTGGGGCTCCATATCTGAGGGAAACATCTAAGTTCTGCTCCGAGTGTGGTTCAAAGAGGTTAGGAACATAG
- the LOC106768972 gene encoding uncharacterized protein At2g02148 isoform X1: MGARVPVQHYNLNSPSSFIESPLHVLNAVDARTAASAIDHITAGDNPNDNSASAVDCMNVQVDEDRASLDTNESSRTTSYDILTVEDVSPIESARARFLQIVVDHFINDRVIEVPDSEADYTGQDKMSKRRTREIQYEGDPNFALPLMYVANMYESLVTDVNNRLASLNGIREKTIGVALEAAGGLYRRLAKKFPKKGPYTFKRRELATSMETRTRFPELVIQEEKRVRFVVVNGLRIVEKPNNVPIDDAEWFRRLTGRSEVAITASDYKFYSPRHKYRRGASISLSSIPDIPSYTGAENSTTLVTTQGFRSNLPQSQQQTPCKHHLQSFPHQPQFHPVLQNNSTMHQSQHAGPYSQNTQSGPPSHLSEISHAHQPISMSQHMTCLQPLSGGHVGGRLHMMPTTPAKFCDECGAPYLRETSKFCSECGSKRLGT, encoded by the exons ATGGGTGCTAGGGTTCCCGTTCAGCACTACAATCTCAACTCTCCCTCTTCCTTCATCGAGAGCCCTCTCCACGTCCTCAACGCCGTCGACGCCCGAACCGCGGCCTCCGCCATCGATCACATCACCGCCGGCGACAACCCTAATGACAATTCCGCCTCCGCCGTC GATTGCATGAACGTGCAGGTAGACGAGGACCGCGCCAGTCTCGATACCAACGAGTCTTCTAGAACAACTTCTTACGATATCTTGACGGTTGAGG ATGTTTCGCCTATTGAATCCGCGAGGGCGAGGTTTTTGCAAATTGTTGTGGACCATTTTATCAATGACCGTGTGATTGAGGTGCCTGATTCTGAGGCTGATTACACTGGCCAAGACAAAATGAGTAAAAGGAGGACCCGAGAGATCCAATATGAAGGAGACCCAAATTTTGCTCTGCCTTTGATGTATGTGGCGAATATGTATGAAAGTTTAGTTACCGATGTGAATAATAGGCTTGCATCCTTGAATGGTATTCGGGAGAAGACAATTGGGGTAGCCCTTGAAGCTGCCGGTGGTTTGTACAGAAGACTGGCTAAGAAATTTCCTAAAAAAG GACCATATACATTTAAGAGAAGAGAATTGGCGACGTCTATGGAGACAAGGACAAGATTCCCAGAGCTAGTTATACAAGAAGAGAAGCGTGTTCGATTTGTGGTGGTTAATGGTTTAAGAATTGTTGAAAAACCAAATAATGTGCCAATTGATGATGCTGAGTG GTTTAGGAGACTGACGGGTAGGAGTGAAGTTGCTATCACAGCTAGTGATTACAAATTTTACTCTCCAAGACACAAGTACAGGCGTGGTGCTTCAATTTCACTTTCAAGCATTCCAGATATCCCT AGTTATACTGGAGCGGAAAATTCTACTACATTGGTTACTACTCAAGGATTTCGCTCA AACTTG CCACAGAGCCAACAGCAAACCCCTTGCAAACATCACTTGCAATCATTTCCACATCAACCTCAGTTTCACCCAGTTCTCCAGAACAATTCAACTATGCACCAAAGTCAGCATGCTGGACCGTATTCTCAGAACactcaaagtggtcctccctcaCACCTATCAGAAATTTCTCATGCTCACCAACCAATATCAATGTCTCAACACATGACTTGCTTACAACCACTTTCTGGTGGCCATGTTGGAGGACGCTTGCACATGATG CCAACAACTCCGGCAAAGTTTTGTGATGAATGTGGGGCTCCATATCTGAGGGAAACATCTAAGTTCTGCTCCGAGTGTGGTTCAAAGAGGTTAGGAACATAG
- the LOC106768972 gene encoding uncharacterized protein At2g02148 isoform X2, translated as MGARVPVQHYNLNSPSSFIESPLHVLNAVDARTAASAIDHITAGDNPNDNSASAVDCMNVQVDEDRASLDTNESSRTTSYDILTVEDVSPIESARARFLQIVVDHFINDRVIEVPDSEADYTGQDKMSKRRTREIQYEGDPNFALPLMYVANMYESLVTDVNNRLASLNGIREKTIGVALEAAGGLYRRLAKKFPKKGPYTFKRRELATSMETRTRFPELVIQEEKRVRFVVVNGLRIVEKPNNVPIDDAEWFRRLTGRSEVAITASDYKFYSPRHKYRRGASISLSSIPDIPSYTGAENSTTLVTTQGFRSPQSQQQTPCKHHLQSFPHQPQFHPVLQNNSTMHQSQHAGPYSQNTQSGPPSHLSEISHAHQPISMSQHMTCLQPLSGGHVGGRLHMMPTTPAKFCDECGAPYLRETSKFCSECGSKRLGT; from the exons ATGGGTGCTAGGGTTCCCGTTCAGCACTACAATCTCAACTCTCCCTCTTCCTTCATCGAGAGCCCTCTCCACGTCCTCAACGCCGTCGACGCCCGAACCGCGGCCTCCGCCATCGATCACATCACCGCCGGCGACAACCCTAATGACAATTCCGCCTCCGCCGTC GATTGCATGAACGTGCAGGTAGACGAGGACCGCGCCAGTCTCGATACCAACGAGTCTTCTAGAACAACTTCTTACGATATCTTGACGGTTGAGG ATGTTTCGCCTATTGAATCCGCGAGGGCGAGGTTTTTGCAAATTGTTGTGGACCATTTTATCAATGACCGTGTGATTGAGGTGCCTGATTCTGAGGCTGATTACACTGGCCAAGACAAAATGAGTAAAAGGAGGACCCGAGAGATCCAATATGAAGGAGACCCAAATTTTGCTCTGCCTTTGATGTATGTGGCGAATATGTATGAAAGTTTAGTTACCGATGTGAATAATAGGCTTGCATCCTTGAATGGTATTCGGGAGAAGACAATTGGGGTAGCCCTTGAAGCTGCCGGTGGTTTGTACAGAAGACTGGCTAAGAAATTTCCTAAAAAAG GACCATATACATTTAAGAGAAGAGAATTGGCGACGTCTATGGAGACAAGGACAAGATTCCCAGAGCTAGTTATACAAGAAGAGAAGCGTGTTCGATTTGTGGTGGTTAATGGTTTAAGAATTGTTGAAAAACCAAATAATGTGCCAATTGATGATGCTGAGTG GTTTAGGAGACTGACGGGTAGGAGTGAAGTTGCTATCACAGCTAGTGATTACAAATTTTACTCTCCAAGACACAAGTACAGGCGTGGTGCTTCAATTTCACTTTCAAGCATTCCAGATATCCCT AGTTATACTGGAGCGGAAAATTCTACTACATTGGTTACTACTCAAGGATTTCGCTCA CCACAGAGCCAACAGCAAACCCCTTGCAAACATCACTTGCAATCATTTCCACATCAACCTCAGTTTCACCCAGTTCTCCAGAACAATTCAACTATGCACCAAAGTCAGCATGCTGGACCGTATTCTCAGAACactcaaagtggtcctccctcaCACCTATCAGAAATTTCTCATGCTCACCAACCAATATCAATGTCTCAACACATGACTTGCTTACAACCACTTTCTGGTGGCCATGTTGGAGGACGCTTGCACATGATG CCAACAACTCCGGCAAAGTTTTGTGATGAATGTGGGGCTCCATATCTGAGGGAAACATCTAAGTTCTGCTCCGAGTGTGGTTCAAAGAGGTTAGGAACATAG
- the LOC106768972 gene encoding uncharacterized protein At2g02148 isoform X5, whose amino-acid sequence MGARVPVQHYNLNSPSSFIESPLHVLNAVDARTAASAIDHITAGDNPNDNSASAVDCMNVQVDEDRASLDTNESSRTTSYDILTVEDVSPIESARARFLQIVVDHFINDRVIEVPDSEADYTGQDKMSKRRTREIQYEGDPNFALPLMYVANMYESLVTDVNNRLASLNGIREKTIGVALEAAGGLYRRLAKKFPKKGPYTFKRRELATSMETRTRFPELVIQEEKRVRFVVVNGLRIVEKPNNVPIDDAEWFRRLTGRSEVAITASDYKFYSPRHKYRRGASISLSSIPDIPSYTGAENSTTLVTTQGFRSIWIVLRLELLNRSPLGHPSFPHLLQVKKCCSQNVAVIPID is encoded by the exons ATGGGTGCTAGGGTTCCCGTTCAGCACTACAATCTCAACTCTCCCTCTTCCTTCATCGAGAGCCCTCTCCACGTCCTCAACGCCGTCGACGCCCGAACCGCGGCCTCCGCCATCGATCACATCACCGCCGGCGACAACCCTAATGACAATTCCGCCTCCGCCGTC GATTGCATGAACGTGCAGGTAGACGAGGACCGCGCCAGTCTCGATACCAACGAGTCTTCTAGAACAACTTCTTACGATATCTTGACGGTTGAGG ATGTTTCGCCTATTGAATCCGCGAGGGCGAGGTTTTTGCAAATTGTTGTGGACCATTTTATCAATGACCGTGTGATTGAGGTGCCTGATTCTGAGGCTGATTACACTGGCCAAGACAAAATGAGTAAAAGGAGGACCCGAGAGATCCAATATGAAGGAGACCCAAATTTTGCTCTGCCTTTGATGTATGTGGCGAATATGTATGAAAGTTTAGTTACCGATGTGAATAATAGGCTTGCATCCTTGAATGGTATTCGGGAGAAGACAATTGGGGTAGCCCTTGAAGCTGCCGGTGGTTTGTACAGAAGACTGGCTAAGAAATTTCCTAAAAAAG GACCATATACATTTAAGAGAAGAGAATTGGCGACGTCTATGGAGACAAGGACAAGATTCCCAGAGCTAGTTATACAAGAAGAGAAGCGTGTTCGATTTGTGGTGGTTAATGGTTTAAGAATTGTTGAAAAACCAAATAATGTGCCAATTGATGATGCTGAGTG GTTTAGGAGACTGACGGGTAGGAGTGAAGTTGCTATCACAGCTAGTGATTACAAATTTTACTCTCCAAGACACAAGTACAGGCGTGGTGCTTCAATTTCACTTTCAAGCATTCCAGATATCCCT AGTTATACTGGAGCGGAAAATTCTACTACATTGGTTACTACTCAAGGATTTCGCTCA ATCTGGATTGTACTCAGGTTGGAATTGCTTAATCGGAGCCCTCTGGGACACCCCTCCTTCCCCCATTTGCTTCAG GTCAAAAAGTGCTGCTCTCAGAATGTAGCTGTAATACCAATTGATTGA
- the LOC106768972 gene encoding uncharacterized protein At2g02148 isoform X6, protein MGARVPVQHYNLNSPSSFIESPLHVLNAVDARTAASAIDHITAGDNPNDNSASAVDCMNVQVDEDRASLDTNESSRTTSYDILTVEDVSPIESARARFLQIVVDHFINDRVIEVPDSEADYTGQDKMSKRRTREIQYEGDPNFALPLMYVANMYESLVTDVNNRLASLNGIREKTIGVALEAAGGLYRRLAKKFPKKGPYTFKRRELATSMETRTRFPELVIQEEKRVRFVVVNGLRIVEKPNNVPIDDAEWFRRLTGRSEVAITASDYKFYSPRHKYRRGASISLSSIPDIPSYTGAENSTTLVTTQGFRSPTTPAKFCDECGAPYLRETSKFCSECGSKRLGT, encoded by the exons ATGGGTGCTAGGGTTCCCGTTCAGCACTACAATCTCAACTCTCCCTCTTCCTTCATCGAGAGCCCTCTCCACGTCCTCAACGCCGTCGACGCCCGAACCGCGGCCTCCGCCATCGATCACATCACCGCCGGCGACAACCCTAATGACAATTCCGCCTCCGCCGTC GATTGCATGAACGTGCAGGTAGACGAGGACCGCGCCAGTCTCGATACCAACGAGTCTTCTAGAACAACTTCTTACGATATCTTGACGGTTGAGG ATGTTTCGCCTATTGAATCCGCGAGGGCGAGGTTTTTGCAAATTGTTGTGGACCATTTTATCAATGACCGTGTGATTGAGGTGCCTGATTCTGAGGCTGATTACACTGGCCAAGACAAAATGAGTAAAAGGAGGACCCGAGAGATCCAATATGAAGGAGACCCAAATTTTGCTCTGCCTTTGATGTATGTGGCGAATATGTATGAAAGTTTAGTTACCGATGTGAATAATAGGCTTGCATCCTTGAATGGTATTCGGGAGAAGACAATTGGGGTAGCCCTTGAAGCTGCCGGTGGTTTGTACAGAAGACTGGCTAAGAAATTTCCTAAAAAAG GACCATATACATTTAAGAGAAGAGAATTGGCGACGTCTATGGAGACAAGGACAAGATTCCCAGAGCTAGTTATACAAGAAGAGAAGCGTGTTCGATTTGTGGTGGTTAATGGTTTAAGAATTGTTGAAAAACCAAATAATGTGCCAATTGATGATGCTGAGTG GTTTAGGAGACTGACGGGTAGGAGTGAAGTTGCTATCACAGCTAGTGATTACAAATTTTACTCTCCAAGACACAAGTACAGGCGTGGTGCTTCAATTTCACTTTCAAGCATTCCAGATATCCCT AGTTATACTGGAGCGGAAAATTCTACTACATTGGTTACTACTCAAGGATTTCGCTCA CCAACAACTCCGGCAAAGTTTTGTGATGAATGTGGGGCTCCATATCTGAGGGAAACATCTAAGTTCTGCTCCGAGTGTGGTTCAAAGAGGTTAGGAACATAG